Below is a genomic region from Anaerolineae bacterium.
GTAAAATCTCGCCATGTGAGCCCCCTAAAAAGTTAAAACCGATTTTACACGCATCCACAGCGCGTGTCAATTGGGTTGGACTCCATAAGCGTAGGCCCGGTTCTAATCAGGCTCGTTCTAACTATGAGGTCGGTTGAGCCTTGGTAGTAGGCTCGAGGTAGAGAACTTCATCGCTGTCATCATAGGCGATCAGCTCTGCATAGCGGCCCCAGTTGATGGCGGTTTCCAGCTGGCGTTCGGCCTGCTCTGGTGGAAACTCCAGCTCTAGAGCGGTTTGAACTACGCCCCATTGCAGTTGCCGATTGTTCGCAGCCTGCAACATCGCAGTCAGCCACCTGAATAGGGGGAGGCGACGAATACGCGTGGCGAAGATCTCCTTGCGAGCCAGAATACTCGCTTCAGCGAAGGCCTCACCCAGCGGGGTGAGCGTCACATCACCCCTAGCGATGGTAGCAAAGCCCAGCAGCTCCGCAGCCTCGATTAGGTGCAGCAGGCGATCGGAGTCCACCCTCAGCTCTTCGGAGAGCCGATAGATGTCCATCTGGCCACTGGGGATCTCAGCCAGATGTTCTAGCAAGCCGGCCAGCTCATTCACGGTGATGGGAGGCAGCGCTCGTGTGCGTCCCGGTTCACCGGGGGCGACTCCTAGCTCCATATGCTCCGGCTGCGTTTGACCAGCCAAGATCGCATAGACTTGGTCTACGACGTTCAGAAACTTGACGTCTTTGCGCTGACGTGGATGCGAAAGGGGCACAGGCAGGTCCATCACCACCCGACCCGGCTCTTTGTCCATAACGATGAGACGATCGGCCATGAAGACGGCTTCCTCAATGTTGTGGGTGACCATCAGGATGGCCCGTGTGGGGATGTTGCCACTGACCCACAGCTCCAGCAGCTCACCTCGAAGCGCTTCGGCACTTAGCACATCTAAGGCCGAGAAAGGCTCGTCCAGACACAAGAGCTCCGGCTCTACAGCCATCGCTCTCGCGAATCCCACCTTTTGGCGCATCCCTCCGGAAAGCTCACGCGGGTAAGCCGTCTCAAATCCATCCAGCCCCACGCGGTCCAACAGGTCAATCGCCCGCGCCATACGCAGCTTCGCTGGCATCCCCCGAGCCTTGAGCGCCACCTCGACGTTCTCTAACACGGTCAGCCAAGGGAAAAGGGCGAAAGTTTGAAACACGATGGTCGCGTGAGGGTTCACGCCGCGCAAAGGCTGGCCCCGATACAGAACCTCTCCCTCCGTGGGCCGCTGTAGCCCGGTGATGATGCGCAGGAGAGTGCTCTTGCCGCAGCCAGATGGCCCCAAGAGCGCGACGAATTCCCCCTCTCGGAGGGTCAGGTTGACATCGTGAACAGCGATGAAACGTCGCTGGGTGCCTTCGTATGTCTGGCTGACATGTCGGAGTTCCAAAAGAACGCGGTTATCAGGCATTGGTCACTCCATGCGATAACGTTCCTCGGCCAGATGATATAATCTTCGCCAGACAAGGCGATTAATCAACACTACGGCCAACACCATGCTCAAGGTAGCAGCTAAGAGCAACGGGTAATCGCCGGTCGCAGTAGCCTGAGCGATCAATGCGCCAATGCCTAGGGTGCTCAGCGTCTGCCCGGCGAATTCGACGTGCTCGGCCACGATGCTAGCATTCCAAGCGCCGCCGCTGGCCGTGATAGCACCCGTGATCAGATACGGGAAGAGGGCTGGCAAGACCAATGTGCGCCAACGTGCCCATCGCTTAAGCTGCAACAATGTGGTCGTGTACTTTAAGTCCTGTGGGATGGCGCTAGCACCCGCGATCACATTGAACAGCAGATACCACTGCGTGCCCATCAGCATCAGCAGCACAGCCGCAAGATCTAGGCCGCCTGGCAGGCGGAGGACGAGGAGCAAGAGCACCGGGAAGAGAGCCGTCGCTGGCGTGGAGGCAATGACTTGCACCAGGGGCTGCAGCCAGGCAGCCAAGCGCGGGTTGGTCCCGATCACCACCCCCATAGGGATCGTCCAGGTGAACGCGATGATTAGGGCCAAGATCACACGCAACATCGTGATCCCCACCCCCGTAGCGATCATCCCCCACGCCGCCAATGGCACCATCAGCAACATCCGGCCAGCTCGGTAAGCGCCGTATCCTAACAATATGCCACCGATCACACCTGTCAAGTACAGAAGCCAGGACCGCCCAGCCTGATCGGATTCCTTTTCTTTCATTGGGAAACGGCGTAGCATGTACGCGTCCAGATGCTCATGGAACGGGCGCCAAACCGCCTGCGATAACCAATCTGCCAGCCGCGAGCTACGCACGATCTCGTAAAACCACGAGGTCGGCGGCAGATCGCTCTCCACCATTTCGAGCTTAAACCGATCCGCCCAGGCCAGCAATGGCCGCCACACTAACTGATCGAGAAGGAGGATGACCAGCAAGAGCGTACTGATTCCCCAGACGATCGCATGCCAGTTCCCCTGATTGGCAGCCTCCTGCAAGTATGCCCCCAATCCAGGCAGGCGAAAATCGCGCTGGCCCACCGTGAAGATCTCAGCCGCCATCAGGAAAAACCAGCCGCCGGCCCAGCTCATCATGCTGTTCCAGATCAGGCTAATCGCTGCGAAGGGAAGCTCCAGGGTCTTGAAGCGCAACCAACCGTTCAAGCGAAAGATCGTGCTCGCCTCTCGCAGCTCTTTGGGAATCGTAGTCAGCGACTGGTACCAGGCAAAGGTCAGATTCCACACCTGGCTAGTGAAAATCAAAACGATTGAAGCGAGTTCGGCTGCCACATTCTGCGGCAGGATCGCGCTGAAGCTGAGCAAGACTACGGGAAGAAAAGAGAGAATGGGCACGCTTTGGAAAATGTCCAGCAAGGGCAGCAAGAGCAGCTCAGCGCGCCGGTGATAGGCCGCCGCACGACCATACACCAAGGTAAAGAGCATGGATAACGCGTAAGCGGCGGCCATGCGGCCCACGGAGAGGGCCGCGTACCAGGGCAGCGCGGTAGGAGCGAGCGAGATAGTCGGGCCCCGCACCTCGGCGGGGGCGTTAAAGGCTAGGCGCGCTCCCACGTAAAGCATCACAGCGATGAAGAGGATCGCCACAGCGTCTCCCCATGTGATGGGGCGCTGCAGAGGCTGCTCAACCTTGAAGAGGCGCAGGGGCCGCATGTTGGACGCCTCCAAGAAGAGATGCCACAGGCAGGTGAACGCAATTGTACCACGCGTCCCTTAATGGCCCCAACAAAGCCGGAGCAGTTCGACGCTCGCCGAGTCACTGTGACCACGCTATCGGCATCTATTGAAGGTGTCGCGAAAATCGCCTGAGTGGGACGGGAACCGGCTTAGGGGAGGCTGAGATGGCATTAATCGTCCCTCCCCTTGTGTCTACGTAGGAGGGCGATCTGCTGGTCGCCTTCTGCTGGCGCAAAAAGGGGCTAGTTAAGGTTTTTCAGACACCTCTTGAGGGGCATCGCGGGCAAGGGGAGCGGAGAGGACACGAACAGCCGCGCGGCGTACGATAACCGATTGCGTTTCGTCATCCTTGACCTGCAGAAGGACGGCTTGAGCTTTTTCGTCGCCGAGGGCGCTTAGCGCCAAGACGGCTTCGGCACGCACATACGGATCCACTGGTGCATCTAGCAACGCGACTAGGGCCTCTACTGCTCGCTGATCACCTAGCTGTCCTAACAGATAAACAGCCCGCCGTTGCGTGAGCGGATCCGGATGACGTAGCGCTGCGATCAGCTTTTCGAGATAGCTGATCCCACTTGCCGATTGCGAGGCACCGCATTGAGGACAGCTCAACCCTGAGGGGGGATTTCAGCCCAACAATGCGGACAGTAGTAGGTGATCATGTCGTTCTTCCCCTTTCGCTGGTCTGAGCTTCCGGCTAATTGCCCTTCAGATGACAGGTGTCATTTGCGAGGATGAGCCTAGCTCGCTCATGATCTGCCTCAAAGACCGTAAGGGATGCTGTATCCACCTGAAATCGTAGGATATAGCCCTCATGAAGGCCCAGCAGGCGGCACATAAGCACACGACAGACGATGAGATGACTCACCAACACCACCGACTCATTTGGGTAAAGCTCGATCAATTCATGAACCAGGCTCTCGGAGCGAGCCCGCACATCGCCCAACGACTCGCCATGGGGAAAACGAACACAGTGCGGCGCGTTCAGCCACGTCCGATACAGCTCTGGAAATCGCGCCTCGGCTTCTGCCGGGCTGAGGCCGGCGAAGTCCCCATAATCCAGATCAAGCAATCCCTCGTGGGGTTGGACTCGCAAATGGAACGGTCGGGCGATCACCTCTGCTGTCTGTATCGCCCGCTGTAGAGGGCTGGTGAGCACGGCTATTGGCCGGTACTCGGCGGCGATACGGCATGCCACTGCCTCTGCCTGTTGTAGGCCGGCTTCGTTAAGGGGAAGATCGGTCCGCCCCCGGAAGCGCTCCTCTCTATTCCAGGCTGTCTGTCCATGACGGACCAAGAGAAGCGTTATGGTCATAAACGATCACCTCCCTACTCCTGTCCCACGATGACGATGGCATATAGTGCGCTCTGTAGGTCTACCATCCCAACCAATCACACCTCCTCATCCACCTTCAATCGCTTGACACGCTTTTCGAGCGTGAGCCATACCACTGCAGCCAGGAGGTTCCTTCGCACACAGAGAGCACAGAGCACATTATCACCTCGGCGGTGTTGCTACGCCACGCTGGCATCTCGGTGGGGACAAGCGAAAGACGGCTAATCTAAGGCACGGAAGCAGCGTTGATTTTCAGATCATCTCCTCGCCTTTCTCACTAAAAGAAACAGGGGA
It encodes:
- a CDS encoding nitrate/sulfonate/bicarbonate ABC transporter ATP-binding protein — encoded protein: MPDNRVLLELRHVSQTYEGTQRRFIAVHDVNLTLREGEFVALLGPSGCGKSTLLRIITGLQRPTEGEVLYRGQPLRGVNPHATIVFQTFALFPWLTVLENVEVALKARGMPAKLRMARAIDLLDRVGLDGFETAYPRELSGGMRQKVGFARAMAVEPELLCLDEPFSALDVLSAEALRGELLELWVSGNIPTRAILMVTHNIEEAVFMADRLIVMDKEPGRVVMDLPVPLSHPRQRKDVKFLNVVDQVYAILAGQTQPEHMELGVAPGEPGRTRALPPITVNELAGLLEHLAEIPSGQMDIYRLSEELRVDSDRLLHLIEAAELLGFATIARGDVTLTPLGEAFAEASILARKEIFATRIRRLPLFRWLTAMLQAANNRQLQWGVVQTALELEFPPEQAERQLETAINWGRYAELIAYDDSDEVLYLEPTTKAQPTS
- a CDS encoding ABC transporter permease subunit: MRPLRLFKVEQPLQRPITWGDAVAILFIAVMLYVGARLAFNAPAEVRGPTISLAPTALPWYAALSVGRMAAAYALSMLFTLVYGRAAAYHRRAELLLLPLLDIFQSVPILSFLPVVLLSFSAILPQNVAAELASIVLIFTSQVWNLTFAWYQSLTTIPKELREASTIFRLNGWLRFKTLELPFAAISLIWNSMMSWAGGWFFLMAAEIFTVGQRDFRLPGLGAYLQEAANQGNWHAIVWGISTLLLVILLLDQLVWRPLLAWADRFKLEMVESDLPPTSWFYEIVRSSRLADWLSQAVWRPFHEHLDAYMLRRFPMKEKESDQAGRSWLLYLTGVIGGILLGYGAYRAGRMLLMVPLAAWGMIATGVGITMLRVILALIIAFTWTIPMGVVIGTNPRLAAWLQPLVQVIASTPATALFPVLLLLVLRLPGGLDLAAVLLMLMGTQWYLLFNVIAGASAIPQDLKYTTTLLQLKRWARWRTLVLPALFPYLITGAITASGGAWNASIVAEHVEFAGQTLSTLGIGALIAQATATGDYPLLLAATLSMVLAVVLINRLVWRRLYHLAEERYRME
- a CDS encoding HEAT repeat domain-containing protein, whose product is MSCPQCGASQSASGISYLEKLIAALRHPDPLTQRRAVYLLGQLGDQRAVEALVALLDAPVDPYVRAEAVLALSALGDEKAQAVLLQVKDDETQSVIVRRAAVRVLSAPLARDAPQEVSEKP
- a CDS encoding histidine phosphatase family protein codes for the protein MTITLLLVRHGQTAWNREERFRGRTDLPLNEAGLQQAEAVACRIAAEYRPIAVLTSPLQRAIQTAEVIARPFHLRVQPHEGLLDLDYGDFAGLSPAEAEARFPELYRTWLNAPHCVRFPHGESLGDVRARSESLVHELIELYPNESVVLVSHLIVCRVLMCRLLGLHEGYILRFQVDTASLTVFEADHERARLILANDTCHLKGN